The following is a genomic window from Kineosporiaceae bacterium.
CGCATTCGAGGGGCGGCAGGTCGCGATGCGTTCCCGGTCGCCGAGCATCGATGCCGAACAACCAGGCCGCGGTCGCTCGGCAGACGGCGGCGCCAGGAGGCAGAACGAGGGCGGCGGCCGCCGCCCGGAGACCGACGTCGTCCTCCGCATCCGCACGGACGAGGACGCCACGAAGGGGCTCGCGCAACAGACCTTCCTCGAGCAGCTGGCTCAAGGCGCGGCGGGAATGGCCGCTGTCGACTGCGGCCCTGCGCAGGAAGGGTGTCCGGGGCAGGCAGGCCAGGAGGTAGAGGGCGCGGTGACTAGCCACCTGGCCAGCCTGACCGAAATCGGTCAAGTGCCTCGAAAGTTATCCACAGGCGTGCGCGGATTGCATGATCACGGGTGTTTTGTGCGCGGATTGCATGATCACGGGGTGAGGCGGATCACTGGGTGGCAGGGGGTGCGAGGGACCTTCAGCCGGGGAGTGGGCCTGCCCGATTGCCTAATGTGCATGACATGCAGGAGCGGCAGAAGACGGCAGGAAAGGCACTGCTGAGTGCGCATGACGTGCAGGAGCTGCTTCATGTCGACCGTTCGACCGTCTACCGGATGGCGGAGGACGGCCGGCTGTCGGCGATCAAGATCGGGCGGCAGTGGCGGTTCCCGGCGGCGGACATCCAGGCACTACTCGATGGATCTGCCCCGTTGGGGACGGCGAGTGTCGCCGAGATCCTCCCGGCCCGGAGGGTCGATGAGCCTGCCGTGCGGTCGTCGCTCGACGTCGACCTCGCGGCCGCGGTCACCCAGGTCGCTGCCGATCTGCTCGGCGTGATGATGGTGGTCACCGATATGGACGGTGTTCCGATCACCGAGGTGTCCAACCCCTGCCCCTGGTTCGCGGAGCGCCTGGACGATCCGACGCTGCTGGAGACCTGCGCTCAGGAGTGGCAGCAACTGGCCGACGACCCCCGGTTCGAGCCCACGCTGCACACCGGTCAACACGGCTTCGAGTGTGCGCGGGCGTTCATCCGCTCCGGAAGCTCGCTCGTCGGCATGGTCCTGGCCGGCGGAATCGCCCCCAGGATGTCCGCCGACTCGCCCGACCCGGTCGGCGTGCCCCAGGGCCTCTACGACCTGGACGACGCCGAGCGGGCTCGCGTACTGGCAGCACTGCCCAGGGTGGCCGCCACATTGTCCCGGGTCCACACCCGGACTCCACAACCATCACAGACCTCGCACATCCCTCAGGGAAGGAACGCATCATGAAGCGCCTGTTGGTCCTCGGTGCCGGTACGGCGGGCACGATGGCGGTGAACAAGCTGCGGCCTCGTCTGTCCGCCTCTGAGTGGAAGATCACTGTCGTCGACCCGGACGAGGTGCACTACTACCAGCCGGGCTACCTCTTCGTGCCGTTCGGCATCTACCAGCCCGATGAGGTGCGCAAGCCGACGAAGCGCTTCCTGCCCGCTGGGGTGGACCTGGTGACCACCGAGGTCGACCGGATCGTGCCGGATGAGAACCACGTGCTGCTCATGGACGGAGCCCGGCTGGACTACGACTACCTGATCATCGCGACCGGTACGACTCCTCGCCCGGACCAGACCCCGGGCATGGACGACGAGGCCGTCTGGCGAGACACGGTTCACGAGTTCTACACCTACGAGGGAGCCTGCGCGCTGGCCGAGAAGCTGCGTGGCTGGCAGGGCGGTCGGCTGGTGGTGCACATCACCGAGATGCCCATCAAGTGCCCGGTGGCACCGTTGGAGTTCACCTTCTTGGCGGACGCGTTCTTCACCGAACAGGGAATGCGTGACCGGGTCGAGATCACCTATGTGACCCCGCTCGAGGGCGCCTTCACCAAGCCGGTGGCGAGCAAGTACCTCGGGGACATGCTGGACGACCGCAAGATCCTGCTGGAGTCGGACTTCATGGTCGAGCGGATCGATCCCGAGGCCAAGGCCCTGGTCTCCTACGACGAGCGGGAGATCCCCTTCGATCTCCTGGTGACCGTCCCCCTCAACATGGGCTCGGACATGATCGCCCGCTCCGGGCTGGGCGACGACCTGAACTACGTCGCGGTGGACAAGGAGACCCTGCTCTCGAAGAAGTACGACAACATCTTCGCCATCGGCGATGCGAGTGACATCCCTGCCTCCAAGGCCGGCTCGGTGGCGCACTTCGCCATGGACCTGTTCCCCGAGAACTTCCTGCGCCACGTGCAGGGCCTGGCGATGACCAACAAGTTCGACGGCCACGCCAACTGCTTCATCGAGACCGGTCACGGCAAGGGTCTGCTGATCGACTTCAACTACGAGACCGAGCCACTGCCCGGCAAGTACCCGCTGCCCGGGGTCGGCCCTTCAGCCTGCTGAAGGAGACCGAGATGAACCACTGGGGCAAGGTCATGTTCCGCTGGATCTACTGGAACATCCTGCTGCCCGGCAAGGAGTTGCCGGTGCCCGCCCTGATGTCGATGGCCGGGAAGATGCGGGAGGACGTGTGATGTCCACGGCCACAACGGTTCCCGTTGACCAGGCGGTTGACCTCGCTCATCGACTGGACCGGATCGAGGCTCAGCTGGTGCGGGTGTCCGACCAGTTGGAGGCCACGGCCCTCGAGCGTGACCGCTGGCGCGAACTGACCCACGAGCTCATGCCGGTCGCGCAAGGCGCCATGACGGTGGCCTCGCGTGAGCTGGAGGAGCTCAGCACCGAGGTGACGGTCGAGGACCTGCTGCGTTTCGCCCGCACCGCGGTTCGGGCGTTGCCCCAGCTCGAGGCCCTGCTGAGCCAGGTGGGCCCGGCCAGTGAACTGGTGCACGAGGCGACCTCACTGACCGGGGCCGGGGTCGGCGCCCTGTCGTCGGCGCTGGCCCAGGCGGAGGAGAAGGGTACTTCACCTTCTTGCGGGGCGGGGCGCACGTGGCGAACGAGGTCGTCACCTCCTTCGGCGAGGAGGACCTGAAGGCGTTGGGTGCCAACGTGGTGCTGATCCTCAAGACGGTGCAGCAGATGACCCAGCCGCAGATCATGCACTTCCTCTCGACCGCGATCTCCGACATCCAGGAGGTCGACGAGGCACCACCGCCATCCGCCGTGAAACTGCTGTCGCAGATGCGTGATCCGCAGGTGCGGCGCGGTCTGTCGCGCACCCTCGCGGTGCTCGGCGACCTGGGGGGCTGCCGGTGAGGCCGAGCCGGGCGCCCGCAAGAAGTCCAAGGACCACAAGAACCCGTCACGAAAGGGCTGAGCAGCCATGCCGGTCACCACCATCAACGGAAAGTCCATCACCGTCAACGACGAGGGCTTCCTCACCGAGTACGACGAGTGGGACGAGGACCTGGCCAAGGTGCTCGCCGCCAACATCGGCATCGACCTGACCGATGCCCACTGGAAGGTCATCCACTTCCTGCGGGAGGACTTCAAGGCCCAGGGTGAGACCCCCACAACCCGCCGGGTGCAGCAGGTCGCAGGCATCCCGATCAAGGAGCAGTTCGTCCTGTTCCCGAAGAAGCCGGGACGCAAGATGTCCTACATCGCCGGCGTGCCGAAGCCACACGGCTGCGTCTGAGCCCCGTCCACACCCCTCGAACACACACTCCTGCAAGGGAAGTCACGCCATGACCGCCGAAACCGCCCCGATCATCCCGTCGTTCGACGACGATGACGAGGATCGCAAGCTCGCCATCATCTGCTCCAAGGGCAACCTCGACATGGCCTACCCGGGGCTGATCCTGGGCAATGCCGCGCTGGGGGAGGGCGTCGAGACGCACCTCTTCTTCACCTTCTGGGGCTTCGACATGATCATCAAGTCCCGGATGAACGACCTGCAGTTCAGCCCCGCCGGCAACGCCGCGATGCACCTGCCCGGCAGCGACCTGCACATGCCGCAAGCGCTGGCCCCGGCCATGACCGGCATGGCGACCAAGATGCTCAAGAAGCAGATCGCCGACCTCGGCGTGCCCGAGGTGCCCGGAGTTCCTCGACCTGATCACCGCGGCCGGTGGCCACCTGTGGGCCTGCAAGTTGTCGGCCGACATGTTCAAGGTGGACATGCCCGACCTGCGCGACGACGTCGAGGGCATCATCACCGCGGCCGACTTCATCGAGCTGACCAAGGGCGCTCAGCTGCTGTTCGTCTGAGTCGACTCGCCCGACCGGTTCGGATCGCGGGCACCACACCCGATCCGAACCGGTCACAATGCCCGCATGACCGACGTGCTGCGCCTCGGCGTGATCTCGACCGCCATGATCGCGACGACCAAGGTGATCCCGGGGATCGCCTCGTCCACCCGGTGCCGGGTGGACGCCATCGCCTCGCGCTCGTCGAGCACCGCCGAGGCGGCGGCGGCCCGCCTGGGGATCCCACGCGCCCACGGCTCCTACGAGGCGCTGTTGGCCGACCCCGACATCGACGCCGTCTACAACCCGTTGCCCAACCACCTGCACGCCGAGTGGAACCTGGCGGCGATCCGGGCGGGCAAGCACGTGCTGGCCGAGAAGCCGTTCGCGCTGACCGCGGCCGAGGCCGAGACGGTGTTCGCCGAGGCCCAACGCCACGGGGTGAAGGTGGTCGAGGCCTTCATGTACCGCACCCATCCGAGTTGGCTCGAGGCCAAGCGCCTGGTTGCCTCGGGCGAGATCGGCACCCTGCGGCACGTCCAGACCTTCTTCGGCTACCACAACCTCGACCCCGGCGACATCCGCAACGTCGTCCAGTTCGGTGGCGGCGCGCTCTACGACGTCGGCTGCTACGCGATCAGCTCGGCGCGCTGGCTGTTCGATGCCGAACCCGAGGTGGTCGGCGCCACCCTGGAGCGTCGTCACGCTTCGAGGCACGTTCGGAACCGACACCGTGACCGCCGGGCTGCTGCGATTCCCCACCGGCAGTGCGACGTTCGCCTGTGCCACCTCGATCGAGGACGGGCAATGGGTGCACATCATGGGCGAGGCCGGACGTATCGAGCTGTGGATCCCGTTCAACATCCCGACCGACCGGCCGACCCACCTGACGCTCACCCACGGCGGGGCGCCGCCGGTCGACCCGGCCGTACGGCGCATCGACATCCCGGTGGCCGACCAGTACGCCACCCAGGCCGATGCCTTCGCCGCCCACGTGCTGGACGGCGCGCCACCGGCGGTGAGCCCGCAGGATTCGATCGCCAACCTGCGGGTCATCGAGGCGGTCTTCGCGGCCGCCCGCTGACGGCCGGCCGCCCGGCCCGCTAGCCCTCGCGGATGCCGAACCGTTCGTGCAATCGGCGCAACGGTTCGGGCGCCCACCAGTTCCACTCGCCCAGCAGGGTCATCGTCGCGGGTACCAAGAGCATGCGAACCAGCGTGGCGTCGACCGCGACCGCCACCGCCAGGGCAACCCCGAGCTGCTTGATGATGAGCAGCTTGCCCGCCGCGAACCCGGCGAAGACGATCACCACGATGAGTGCGGCCGAGGTGATGATGCGGCCCGAGTGCTGCAGCCCCTGGCGCACCGCGGCGTCGTTGACGCCGGGGCCGGCTCCGCCGAGCTGATCACGGGTCTCCTTGATCCGAGACAGCAGGAACACCTCGTAGTCCATCGACAGCCCGAACGCGAAGGCCAAGGCCAGCGCCGGCACGGTCTGGTCGATGCCGCCGGTCGAGGTGAAGCCCAGCAACCCTTCCAGGTGGCCCTGCTGGAAGATCCAGACCAGGACGCCGAAGCTCGCCCCGAGCGAGACGGTGTTCATCACCAGCGCCTTGATCGGGATCAGGATCGAGCCGGTCATCAGGAACAGCAGCACGACCGTCGTGAGCGCCACGACGCCGACCGCCAGGGGAGCGCGGTGGGCGATGTCGGCCATGAAGTCGCGCACCACCGCGGTCTCGCCGGTCACCAGGATCGGACTGTTGTCGCCGCGCAGCTCCCGGATCCGGTCGACCACGTCCCGGCCCGCGCTGAGGCGGGGGTCGCCGTCCGGCCGGACCCCGGCGACGGCGATGCGGTCGGCCCCCTCACCGATCACTTGCACCGGCTCGACGGTGGAGACCCCCTCGACCGAGGCGGCGCGGGCGGCCAGCGCCTTCACCGCCGCGGCGTCGCGGCCCACGATCCGGATGGGGGCCGGATTCAGCGCGGGGAAGGAGGCTTCCATGGTGTCGAACAGGTGTCGTTGCTGGGAGGCGGGGGGAAGGATCGAGGTGCCCGTGGTGACCACCTCGATGCCCAGCACCGGCCACGCGGCGGCTGCCAGGGCCATCAGGCAACCCAGGAACACCACGACCGGACGCCGCTGCACCCGCCGGGCCAGCCGCGAGAAGGCACCCTCCTCGGGGGCGATGTCACCCAGCCGCCGGGCCAGCCGATTCAGGCCCGGGATCCAGTGGGTGATGCCCGGGCGCACCAATCGGGTGCCGCCCAGGGCGAGCAGGGCGGGCACCAGGGTGATGGCCACCAGGACGGCCACCACGACCACACTGACCCCCGCCGCGCCGACCGCCCGAAGGATCGATGCGTGGAAGAAGAGCAGGCCGGACAGACTGATCGCGACGGTGATGCCGCTGAAGAGCACGGTACGTCCCGCCGTCCCGAGGGTGTGCTCGAGGGCGCCCCGCATCACCTCGTCGTCCGGACGGCGCCGACGATCCCCGTTCTCCAGGTGCAGCCGGCGGACCTCCTCCCGGAACCGGCTCACCAGCAGCAGGCCGTAGTCGATGCACAGCCCCAACCCGAGCACGCTCACCACGCTCGGGACGCTCGAGTCCAGCTCGATGGCCAGCGAGAACAGCAGCAGGCTCGCCAGGCCGCCCCCGATCGAGGCGATCGCGCCGATGATCGGCAGGCCGGCGGCCAGCAGGCCGCCGAACACGAGCACCATCACCGCCAGGCTGATCGGTAGGGCGATCGCCTCGCCGATGCGCAGGTCCTCCTGCACCTGGCTGTTGACCTCGTCGACCAGTTGCTGGACGCCGCCGATGGTGATCCGGTCGGCGCCCACGGTGCGTAGCTGCGCGCCGAGGCGGTTCAGGTGATCCTCGACGGTCGCGGTCACCGCGTCCTGCGCCGGCCCACTCAGCTCGGGTGCGAGGCGCACGCTGACGATGATCGCCGTCCGGTTCGTGGAGACGAACATCGACGGCGCGGCTGCGGTGGCCGGGGGGAAGAACGGGTCGACCACCATCGCCACGTTCGGTACGGCGGAGAGTTCGGCGCGGGCCGGTTGCAGCACCGTGGGCAAGGTGGGGGCCGCCGGGTCGATGCCCTCGGCGAGCAGGATGACCGAGGTCTGGCCGGGATCGGCCCTGGCCAGCAGATCCTGGCCGTCCCGGCTCTCGCCGGGAACCGTGGGGGCATCGCCCGCCTTCAGCCGTTCGAACAGGCCGGTGAAGCCCAACGCGCCGCTGGCGGCCGCGAAAGCGAACACCAGCAGGATGAGCCAGACAGCCACGAACCAACGGGCCGATCGATGGATCCGCCCACCCAACCAATGCAGCACGGCAGATAGCGTGGCAGGTGTGCACGACCTGTTCGCACCCGACCCCGACTCCGGACCCGACATGGGGCCTGACGGTGGGCACGATGCCGGCCGTCCGGTGGGTACCGCCCCCCTGGCCGTACGGATGAGGCCGCGCGCCGTCGAGGAACTGGTCGGCCAGGCCCATCTGCTCGAGCCGGGCTCGCCCCTGCGGCGGCTGGCCGAGACCACCCCGGGCGAGTCCGGGCGGGCAGGGCCGGCCTCGGTGATCCTGTGGGGTCCGCCGGGCACCGGTAAGACGACCCTGGCCCATGTGGTCTCGCGGGCGACCGGACGCCGCTTCGTGGAGTTGTCGGCGGTCACCGCCGGGGTGAAGGACGTGCGGGCGGTCATGGACGACGCCCGCGACCTCTCGCAGCTGAATCGCCGCCAGACCGTGCTGTTCCTGGACGAGATCCACCGATTCACCAAGGCTCAGCAGGATGCGTTGCTACCGGGAGTGGAGAACCGTTGGGTCGTGCTCGTCGCGGCCACGACCGAGAACCCCTCGTTCAGCGTGGTCGCGCCGTTGTTGTCGCGCTCGCTCGTGCTCACCCTGCGGCCGTTGGACGACGACGACATCCGCACCCTGGTGCAGCGCGCCCTGGACGACGTGCGCGGCTTCGGGGGCACGCTGGCGATCGAACCGGACGCCGCAGCGCACCTGGTGCGCATCGCCGGGGGGGACGCGCGGCGCGCGTTGACGGCCCTGGAGGCGGCGGCCGGTGCGGCGCTGTCGGCGGGGGAGGACCGGATCACGCTGGTGATGGCCGAGCAGGCCATCGACCGGGCCGCGGTGCGCTACGACCGCGCGGGTGACCAGCACTACGACGTGGCCAGCGCACTGATCAAGTCGATGCGCGGCAGTGACGTGGATGCCTCGCTGCACTACCTGGCCCGGATGCTCGAGGCGGGGGAGGACCCCCGCTTCATCGCGCGCCGCATCATGATCGCGGCGAGCGAGGACATCGGCATGGCCGACCCCAGCGCGCTGCAGACGGCTGTCGCCGCGGCCCAGGCCGTGGCCATGATCGGCATGCCGGAGGCCCGGATCATCCTGGCCCAGGCGGTGGTTCACCTCGCCACGGCACCGAAGTCGAATGCCTCCTACCTGGCCATCGACGCGGCCATCGCCGACATCCGCGCGGGCCGGTCGGGTCCGGTTCCGGCGCCACTGCGCGATGCGCACTACCCGGGGGCACGCAGCCACGGGCACGGCACCGGCTACCGCTATGCCCACGACGATCCGCGAGGAGTGGTGGAACAGCAGTACGCGCCCGACGCGATCGCCGACGCGGAGTACTACCACCCCACCGAGCGGGGCGCCGAACGGGAGATCGCCGCCCGGCTGGAGCGACTGCGGGCCATCATCCGCCGCCCCCCGTCGAGCCGAGATCCTCGGTGATCATGTAATCCGTGCACGCTCGTGAAGGAATTCACGAGCGTGCACGGATTACATGATCACCGAGGGTGGGTGGCGTCCGACATGAGCTGTCACACCAGCGCGATAGGGTCGCGGCATGGATGTCGGCGACGTCGCTCTGCTCATCATTGCCTGCGCGTTCCTGCTGCTGGTCGGCTTCCTCGGGGTGCCGTTGATCAAGCTGGGGCGGGTACTGGACGAGACCCGGCTGACCGTCCGTGGGGTCAGCGACGGCACCACGCCGCTGTTGTCGGAGGTGACCACCACCGTGGCCACGACCAACCAGCAGCTGACCAAGGTCGACACCATCACCTCCAATGTGGCGCAGGTGTCCACCAACATCTCGGCGCTGACCTCGCTGTTCGCGGCGACCTTGGGCTCGCCGGTGGTCAAGGTCGCGGCCTTCAGCTACGGCGTCCGGCAGGCCGTCAACGGGCGCAAGGCGCGCGATGCGCGCCGCGCCACCCGCTGACCACTGACCACTGACCACTGAACGACCCTGACGACTGAACGCTGAACGCCGACGAAAGCAGGGGAGGCACCATGTTCGGATTGATCCGTCGCCTGTTCTGGGTGCTGCTGGGCGCCGCCCTGGGGGTGTACGCCGTCCGGCGACTCGGCGCCCTGGCCTCGGGAGGCGCGCTCGGCGAGCGTGCCCGCGAGTTCGGCGACATCGTGCGCGAGGGCATGGCCGAACGCGAGGCCGAGCTGCGCGTCGCTCTCGGCGTCGACGACCCGGACGACCCGACCGGTGCGGCCCGACCCACGTTGACCCCCGAGCAGGCCCGTGACCTGCTGGAAAACCCGATGACAGAGCGCGATCGCTGAAGGGACCGTTGACGTCATGGAGTCCGCAGAGATCCGTCGTCGCTGGCTGAGCTTTTTCGAGAGCCGTGGCCATACCGTGGTGCCGAGCGCGCCGTTGCTCTACGACGACCCCACGCTGTTGTTCGTCAACGCCGGCATGGTGCCGTTCAAGCCCTACTTCCTCGGGCAGGAGACCCCGCCCTACCCGCGGGCGACCAGCGTGCAGAAGTGCGTGCGCACCCTGGATATCGACGAGGTCGGCAAGACCACCCGGCACGGCACGTTCTTCCAGATGAACGGCAACTTCTCGTTCGGTGACTACTTCAAGGAAGGCGCCATCGAGCTCGCGTGGGAGTTGACCACGAAGCCGATCGCGGACGGCGGGTTCGGCTTCGCCGAGAAGGACCTCTACGTCTCGGTCTACGTCGACGATGACGAGGCGATCGCGCTGTGGAAGAAGGTCGCGGGACTGAGCGACGACCGCATCGTGCGGTTGGGCATGAAGGACAACTACTGGTCGATGGGCGTACCCGGCCCCTGCGGCCCGTGCAGTGAGATCCTCATCGATCGCGGTCCGCAGTTCGGTGCCGATCGTGACTGGGACGCCGGTGACCGCTACCTCGAGTTCTGGAACCTGGTCTTCATGCAGAACCTGCGGGGCGAGGGTCCGGGCAAGGAGGGCTACGAGATCCTCGGGGAGCTGCCGGCGAAGAACATCGACACCGGTCTCGGGCAGGAGCGTGTCGCCTACCTGTTGCAGGGCAAGGACAACATGTACGAGATCGACGAGGTCTTCCCCGTCATCGCGCGCATGGAGGAGCTGTCGGGCAAGCGCTACGGCGCTGCCACCGCCGCGGGAGACCCGAGCGACGACATCCGGATGCGCGTCATCGCCGACCA
Proteins encoded in this region:
- a CDS encoding MMPL family transporter, which produces MSGPESGSGANRSCTPATLSAVLHWLGGRIHRSARWFVAVWLILLVFAFAAASGALGFTGLFERLKAGDAPTVPGESRDGQDLLARADPGQTSVILLAEGIDPAAPTLPTVLQPARAELSAVPNVAMVVDPFFPPATAAAPSMFVSTNRTAIIVSVRLAPELSGPAQDAVTATVEDHLNRLGAQLRTVGADRITIGGVQQLVDEVNSQVQEDLRIGEAIALPISLAVMVLVFGGLLAAGLPIIGAIASIGGGLASLLLFSLAIELDSSVPSVVSVLGLGLCIDYGLLLVSRFREEVRRLHLENGDRRRRPDDEVMRGALEHTLGTAGRTVLFSGITVAISLSGLLFFHASILRAVGAAGVSVVVVAVLVAITLVPALLALGGTRLVRPGITHWIPGLNRLARRLGDIAPEEGAFSRLARRVQRRPVVVFLGCLMALAAAAWPVLGIEVVTTGTSILPPASQQRHLFDTMEASFPALNPAPIRIVGRDAAAVKALAARAASVEGVSTVEPVQVIGEGADRIAVAGVRPDGDPRLSAGRDVVDRIRELRGDNSPILVTGETAVVRDFMADIAHRAPLAVGVVALTTVVLLFLMTGSILIPIKALVMNTVSLGASFGVLVWIFQQGHLEGLLGFTSTGGIDQTVPALALAFAFGLSMDYEVFLLSRIKETRDQLGGAGPGVNDAAVRQGLQHSGRIITSAALIVVIVFAGFAAGKLLIIKQLGVALAVAVAVDATLVRMLLVPATMTLLGEWNWWAPEPLRRLHERFGIREG
- a CDS encoding DUF1641 domain-containing protein, with protein sequence MANEVVTSFGEEDLKALGANVVLILKTVQQMTQPQIMHFLSTAISDIQEVDEAPPPSAVKLLSQMRDPQVRRGLSRTLAVLGDLGGCR
- a CDS encoding TusE/DsrC/DsvC family sulfur relay protein, encoding MPVTTINGKSITVNDEGFLTEYDEWDEDLAKVLAANIGIDLTDAHWKVIHFLREDFKAQGETPTTRRVQQVAGIPIKEQFVLFPKKPGRKMSYIAGVPKPHGCV
- a CDS encoding helix-turn-helix domain-containing protein — encoded protein: MQERQKTAGKALLSAHDVQELLHVDRSTVYRMAEDGRLSAIKIGRQWRFPAADIQALLDGSAPLGTASVAEILPARRVDEPAVRSSLDVDLAAAVTQVAADLLGVMMVVTDMDGVPITEVSNPCPWFAERLDDPTLLETCAQEWQQLADDPRFEPTLHTGQHGFECARAFIRSGSSLVGMVLAGGIAPRMSADSPDPVGVPQGLYDLDDAERARVLAALPRVAATLSRVHTRTPQPSQTSHIPQGRNAS
- a CDS encoding DUF948 domain-containing protein, with amino-acid sequence MDVGDVALLIIACAFLLLVGFLGVPLIKLGRVLDETRLTVRGVSDGTTPLLSEVTTTVATTNQQLTKVDTITSNVAQVSTNISALTSLFAATLGSPVVKVAAFSYGVRQAVNGRKARDARRATR
- a CDS encoding replication-associated recombination protein A, yielding MGPDGGHDAGRPVGTAPLAVRMRPRAVEELVGQAHLLEPGSPLRRLAETTPGESGRAGPASVILWGPPGTGKTTLAHVVSRATGRRFVELSAVTAGVKDVRAVMDDARDLSQLNRRQTVLFLDEIHRFTKAQQDALLPGVENRWVVLVAATTENPSFSVVAPLLSRSLVLTLRPLDDDDIRTLVQRALDDVRGFGGTLAIEPDAAAHLVRIAGGDARRALTALEAAAGAALSAGEDRITLVMAEQAIDRAAVRYDRAGDQHYDVASALIKSMRGSDVDASLHYLARMLEAGEDPRFIARRIMIAASEDIGMADPSALQTAVAAAQAVAMIGMPEARIILAQAVVHLATAPKSNASYLAIDAAIADIRAGRSGPVPAPLRDAHYPGARSHGHGTGYRYAHDDPRGVVEQQYAPDAIADAEYYHPTERGAEREIAARLERLRAIIRRPPSSRDPR